The Streptomyces sp. NBC_00306 sequence CGGTGCTCTGCGTCATGTCCGCGAGCATAGATCCCAGGCCGGCGCGGGGTCCTGCGGGGCTGCGCCCGGACCCCGCGCCGGCGGGCTCGGCGTCAGCCCTGGACGCCCTGGACGAACTTGTCGCCCGCGCGCTTGGCGAGGTCGCCGAAGGCCGCGCCCGCGGCCTTGTCACCGGGGACGTACGCGAGGCGCGCGACGCCGGTGCCCTGGTGCATCACCAGCATGTGCGAGGTGATGCCCTGGCCGAAGCCCGGGATCTCCATCGTCATCTTGAAGGTGTACGACGTCTCGCCGGCCGTGGGCCCGGCGAGCTTCTCGACCTTCACCGGGTACCCGTCCTCGCCCGTCACCTTGAAGCCGGTACAGCCGTCGAGGGCCGGGCCGAACGCCTTCACGAAGTCCGCGGCACCGGTGCCGGGGAACGTCATGACCTGCTGGCTGAGGATGTTGAAGCCCTTGGCGTCGGTGAAGTCCTGGCCACCGCCCATGGTCGCCCCCGCGACCTTGTCGGCGAGCAGGTCGGCGACCGGCTGGCACACGGGCTTGTCCGCCTTCGGCGGCGCCTCGTCCGTGGCCGGCGCGGCGGCGTCGGCCTTCCAGCCGGCCGGCAGATCCTTGACCGCCAGCGTGGCGGCCTTCATCTGGGCGGCCGTCAGCACGGTGGCCGGCTTCTCGGCGCCCTTGCCGGCGCCGTCCTTGGCCGTGTCCTTACCGGCCGAGGAGGCCGGCTTCTTGTCGTCGTCCGACGAACCGCAGGCCGCTGCCGTGAGGCAGAGCGCGGAGGCAGTGAGAACTGCGGCCGTGGCGCGGCCGAAACGCGTACGCATGATGCGGTGACTCCCCTGAATTCCCGATCCGACGGGGAGCTTCCCCCCTCCCCTGTAACGCGCAGAGGATACACATTCCTCCAGGTCAGCCCGCGATGGGGTACATCGTGTACGTGTACCCGCCGGGCTGGCCGCGGAAATGGCAACCGCGCAGGGGGACTTCGGCCTCACCGGGGAGCGGCGCGGGCCGGTGACCCCGGGCGCTCAGCCGCGGTCCAGCCGCAGCCGGACCGCCTTCGGCAGCCCGGCCACCACCAGGTCGTAACTGTCCTCGATCAGCTCCCGGACGAGACGGTCCGGGAGCTCTCCCACCGTCACCGTGTTCCAGTGGCGCTTGTTCATGTGCCAGCCCGGCACGATCGCCGGGTGCTCGGCCCGCAGCTGCACGGCCATCTCGGGCTCGCACTTCAGGTTCACCGTCAACGGCTCCCCGTCCAGCGCGGAGAGCGCGAACAGCTTCCCGGCGACCTTGAACACCGATGTCTCGGGTCCGAAGGGGAACTCCTCGGCCGCGTCGTTGAACTCCAGGCAGAACGCTCTCAGTTCGCTCGGCGTCATGCGGCGTTCTCTCCCTGGGGGCTCTGCGGCACCGGCTCCGCCAGCACCGTGACGATCTTGTTGCGCCGGCCGGCCGGGGACTCGGCCGTCAGGCGCAGCGCGCGCCCGTCCGGAAGATCGACGGTCGCGGACGCACCGGCGATCGGCACCCTGCCGAGCGCCTTCGCCAGCAGACCGCCGACGGTCTCCACGTCCTCGTCGTCCAGTTCGTCGAGGCCGTACAGCTCGCCCAGATCGCCGATGTCGAGCCGTGCGGTGACGCGGAAGCGGCCGTCGCCCAGCTCCTCGATCGGCGGCAGTTCCCGGTCGTACTCGTCGGTGATCTCGCCGACGATCTCCTCCAGGATGTCCTCGATGGTGACGATGCCGGCCGTGCCGCCGTACTCGTCGATGACGACGGCGACGTGGTTGCGCTTCTGCTGCATCTCGCGCAGCAGGTCGCCGGCGTTCTTGGTGTCGGGCACGAAGACGGCGGGCCGCATCGCGGTGGAGACCAGATCGGCCTCCGCGTCGCGGTTGATGTGCGTCTTGCGCACCAGGTCCTTGAGGTAGACGACGCCCACGATGTCGTCCTCGTTCTCGCCCGTGACGGGGATGCGCGAGAAGCCGGAGCGCAGGGCCAGGGTGAGGGCCTGACGGACGGTCTTGTAGCGCTCGATGGAGACCAGGTCGGTGCGCGGCACCATCACTTCGCGCACGAGGGTGTCACCGAGCTCGAAGACGGAGTGCACCATCCGGCGCTCGTCGTCCTCGATGAGGGACTCCTGCTCGGCGAGGTCGACCATGGCCCGCAGTTCGGCCTCGCTCGCGAACGGGCCCTTGCGGAAGCCCTTGCCGGGCGTGAGCGCGTTGCCGATGAGGATCAGCAACTGGGGCACCGGGCCCATGATCCGGGCCAGCGGCAGCAGGACGTACGCGGCGGCCGTCGCCGTGTTCAGCGGGTGCTGGCGGCCGATGGTGCGCGGCGAGACGCCCACGGCGACGTACGAGACGAGGACCATCACGCCGATGGCGACGGTCAGCGCCTCCCAGGTCGCGGAGAACTCCTGAAGACAGGCGTAGGTCACCAGGACACCCGCCGCCATCTCGCAGGCCACCCGCACCAGCAGGGCGACGTTCAGATAGCGGGTGGGGTCGGCGGCGACCTGCTCCAGCTTGTCGGCGCCACGGCGGCCGGAGCGGACGGCCTCGGCGGCGCGGAAGCTGGAGGTGCGGGCGATGCCCGCTTCCGCGCACGCGGCGAGCCACGCGACGACGACCAGCAGGACCGCGCCGAAGACCAGGGGGGCGCTCATGAAACGGTCGGCGCCGGGGAGGGGCCGGTGTGGCCCTTCTCCGCCCGCCAGCCATCGATGATCGCCGCCTGGAGGCCGAACATCTCGGCCTTCTCGTCCGGCTCCTCGTGGTCGTACCCCAGCAGGTGCAGCACGCCATGGACGGTCAGGAGCTGGAGCTCCTCGTCCATGGAGTGCTGCGTCGGGGCTTCCTCGCCCTGCTTCTTGGCGACCTCGGGGCAGAGCACGATGTCACCGAGGAGCCCCTGCGGGGGCTCCTCGTCGTCCTTGACCGGCGGACGCAGCTCGTCCATCGGGAAGGACATGACATCCGTCGGACCCGGCAGGTCCATCCACTGGATGTGCAACTGCTCCATGGCTTCGGCGTCCACGACGATCACCGAGAGCTCGGAGAGCGGGTGGATACGCATCCGCGCGAGGGCATAGCGGGCGACATCGAGGACCGCCTGCTCGTCGACCTCGGTTCCGGACTCGTTGTTGACGTCGATCGACATGGTGCGCTGCTACTGCTTCCCGTTGCGGTCGTCGTACTTCTCGTACGCGTCGACGATACGGCCGACGAGCTTGTGCCGGACGACATCCTGGCTCGTGAGCCGGGAGAAGTGCACGTCCTCGACGCCGTCCAGGATGTCCTGGACCTGTCGCAGACCGCTCTTCGTCCCGTTCGGCAGGTCGACCTGGGTGACGTCACCGGTGATGACGATCTTCGAGTCGAAGCCGAGGCGGGTCAGGAACATCTTCATCTGCTCGGCGCTGGTGTTCTGCGCCTCGTCGAGGATGATGAACGCGTCATTGAGCGTTCGACCCCGCATGTATGCCAGCGGCGCGACCTCGATCGTGCCCGCGGCCATCAGCCGGGGGATGGAGTCGGGGTCGAGCATGTCGTGCAGCGCGTCGTACAGCGGGCGCAGATACGGGTCGATCTTCTCGTAGAGCGTGCCCGGCAGGAAGCCGAGCCGCTCGCCCGCCTCCACGGCCGGCCGGGTCAGGATGATCCGGTTGACCTGCTTGGCCTGCAGGGCCTGGACCGCCTTCGCCATGGCGAGATACGTCTTGCCGGTACCGGCGGGGCCGATGCCGAACACGATCGTGTGCTTGTCGATGGCGTCGACGTACCGCTTCTGGTTGAGCGTCTTGGGGCGGATCGTCCGGCCGCGGCTGGAGAGGATGTTCTGGGTGAGCACCTCGGCGGGGGTCTCGGCCCCGTCGCCGTTGCCGTTCTCGCCCGCCCTGAGCATGGCGATCGAGCGTTCCACTGCGTCCTCCGTCATCGGCTGCCCGGTGCGGAGCACGAGCATCATCTCGTCGAACAGGCGCTGGATGAGGGCGACCTCCGTCGCGTCCCCGATCGCGCTGACCTGATTGCCCCGGACATGGATGTCGGCCGCCGGGAAGGCCTTCTCGATCACGCGCAGGAGGACATCCCCCGAGCCGAGGACCGTCACCATCGGATGCTTGGCGGGAACGGTGAAGTGGGCTCGTGCCTGCCCCGGCGCCTGGGATTCCCCCGCGCCCCCAGGGCGCTGGGGACGGGTGTGGGCTTTGGGTGTCTGAGTCATGGGCCGGCTCTGTGGCCTGCACATACCTCCCGTTGCAGGGTTCTCGCTGCTCGACAACCTCTGGAACACAAGCGTACGACGCGGCACTGACAAGGCCGAGGGCTTTTCCGGGGGGACACCGCGCTCCCCCGCCGGGGGGTCAGGCCGGGCTGCGGAAACCGATCGTCGGCACGGCCCTGCGCAGCGGCCAGGGCCTGACCGGCGCGGGCAGCAGGTCGTCGAGGAAGGTGTACCGGCGCAGGGCGGCCGGGTCCTGGTCGGTGAGGGCCTGCACACGCTGCCACCAGGCCGCGATCTCGGACCAGCCGGGTGCGGAGAGCGAGCCGCCGAACTCCTGCACCGACAGGGCCGCGGTCAGCCCGGCGAAGGCGAGCCGGTCAGCGAGCGGCCAGCCGGCGAGCGTCCCGGTGACGTATCCGGCCACGAACACGTCACCCGCTCCGGTCGGGTCGAGGGCCTCCACCGCGATGGCCGGAACCTGCGCGCTCTCGCCGGTCGCGCCGTCGACCGCGTACGCGCCCTCGGCACCGAGGGTGACGACGGCGAGCGGTACGTGCTCGGTGAGGGCGTGGGCGGCGGCGCGGGGGCAGTCGGTGCGGGTGTAGCGCATCGCCTCCTCCGCGTTCGGCAGGAAGGCCTCGCAGTGGCTCAGATCCGCGAGGTCGGCCGGGTCCCAGCGGCCCGTGTCGTCCCAGCCGCAGTCGGCGAAGACCCGAGTGCCCTTGCGGGCGGCCTGGGCGACCCACTCGTCTCCGCCAGGTGTGAGCGAGGCGATGGCGGCCCGGGCGGGCGGGGGACAGTCGGGCGCGGGCTCCGGCGGCGGGGCCTCGTGCCCGTGGGAGACCATCGTGCGCTCGCCCTCGTACGCCATGGAGACGGTGACGGGCGAGTGCCAGCCGGGCACGGTCCGGGAGAGGGAGAGGTCGATGCCCTCACCCTGTTCAAGGGCGTCCCAGCAGTACTCGCCGTAGTGGTCGTCCCCGAAGGCGGCGGCGAGCGAGGTGTGCAGACCGAGCCGGGCGAGCGCGGTGGCCATGTTGGCGACCCCGCCCGGGCTGGAACCCATGCCGCGGGCCCAGGACTCGGTGCCGCGGACGGGGGCGGAGCCGAGGCCCGTGAAGATGATGTCGAGGAAGACGGTGCCTGTGAGGTAGACGTCGCAGGGCGGGTCGGAGGGGGTCCTGAGGGCCTTGAGGGGGTCGAGGCAGGTGCCTCCGCCGTCCGTCTGATGTGCGTGTCGACTGATCACCGTGCCGCTCCCGTACGTGGTGCAGATCTGGCCAGTCTGCCTGATCTGCACCGGTGACGAGGTGAGCCCGTCGGCGGGAGTACAGGGGCACGGGTCCGGCGGAGTACGGGGTCCACCGGCCCGGCCGGCCGGGTCTACCAGCGCGGGACCGCCGGCGCCGACCAGTCCGGGTGCGCCACCCGCATCGCCGCCGCGTCGTCGCGGTCGCGCATCGTGCCGTCGTCGTCCCTCCAGCGCCGGTGGAGACGGGCGAGCCGGTCCTGGTCCAGTTCCACGCCGAGGCCGGGAAGGTCGCTGACGGCGAGGCGGCCGTCCTTGAACTCCAGCCGCTCGGTGACGACATCCTCGGTCTGCCAGGGGTAGTGGCTGTCGCAGGCGTAGTCGAGGTTGGGGACGACGGCCGCCACGTGCGTCATCGCGGCGAGGCTGATGCCGAGATGGGTGTTGGAGTGCATGGACAGTCCGACGCCGAACGTGCGGCAGATCGCGGCCAGTTCACGGGTGTTGCGCAGTCCGCCCCAGTAGTGGTGGTCGGAGAGGACGACCTGGACGGCGCCGCGCGAGAACGCCTCGGGGATCTCGGCGAAGGTCGTCACGCACATGTTCGTCGCGAGCGGCACCTCCGTCCCGGCCGCGACCCGCGCCATCCGGTCGGTCGTGGCGGCCGGGTCCTCCAGATACTCCAGGACGTCCCCGAGTTCGGCGGCGACCCTGAGCGAGGTCTCGACCGACCAGGCGCCGTTGGGGTCCAGTCGCAGCGGCTGGCCGGGGAACGCCTCCGCGAGGGCCCGTACGGCGGCGATCTCCTCGTCCGGGTCGAAGACACCGCCCTTGAGCTTGAAGGAGCCGAAGCCGTACGCGCGGGCGAAGCGGCGGGCCTGGGCCACGATGCCGGCCGGGTCGAGTGCCGCGCCCCAGTCGTCGGACTCCCCCGCGCCGCCCGGGTGTTCGGCCCAGCGGTAGAAGAGATAGGCGCTGTAGTCGACGGCGTCGCGGACCTTGCCGCCCAGCAGCGCGTGCACGGGCAGCCCGAGCGTCCTGCCGAGCGCGTCGAGCAGGGCGACCTCGAAGCCGGAGACGACCGAGAGCCGCAGTTTGCCGGCGGTCTGCACGCCGCGCAGGCCGCCGGCGTCCACCGCGTCGGCGCCGGTGGCCTCGGGCGAGTCCGCGCAGACCAGGTCGGCGAGCCGGTGCAGCCCGTTCACGTCGTCGACCCGGCAGCCGGGGAGGGCGTCGGCCAGCGGGTCGGCCAGGTCGATGTACTTGGTGTCGCCGTACGTCTCGCCGACGCCGGTCACCCCGTCCGCGGTGACGACCTCGATGATCAGCCGGGGCGTGTAGGGCTGGTGCACACCCTGCGTGTTGAGCAGCGGCGGGTCGGCGACGAGGATCGGGGTGAGGCGCACCTCGGTGATCGTCAGGTCGTGGGTCATGCCGTGGCTCCTGCCAGGTCGAGTCCGTCTGCGAGCAGTGCTTCGAGGGCGGCGAGATCGTCGGTCCCCGGCTCCGTCAGGGGCGCGCGTACCGGCCCGACGGGCTGTCCGCGCAGCCGGGCCGCCGCCTTGACCAGGGACACGGCATATCCGGGTACCCGGTCGCGCAGTTCGACGAGCGGTACGTAGAAGCCGCGCAGCAGCCGTTCGACGGTGTGGTCGTCGCCGTCGCGGTGCGCGGCGAAGAACGCGTCGGCGATCTCGGGCGCGAAGGCGTGGACGGCGGAGGAGTAGGCGCCGACGCCGATGGAGGCGTACTGCCGGGCCTGGATCTCGGCAGTGGCGGCGCCGTTGAAGAACAGGAAGCCGGCCGGTGCGGCGAGGCGTTGGCGCTGCACGAGGTCGAGGTCGCCGTGGCCGTCCTTGAGCCCGATGACGCCGGGGAGCGCGGCGATGCGGCGTACGGAGCCGGCGGTGTAGGCGACCTGTCCGCGCTGGTAGGCGATCAGTGGCAGGCGGGTGGCGCGGGTGATCCGGCGCAGCTGCTCGACGAGCCCTTCCTGCGGGGCGCTCACCAGGTAGTGGGGCAGGGCGAGCACGGCGTCCGCGCCCGCCTCCTCGGCGATGCGGGCGAAGCGCACGGCCTGCGCCCAGCCGTAGCCGATGCCCGCGACGACGGGCAGGCGGCCGGCCGCGGCCTCGACGGCGGCGGTGACGACCTGCCGGTACTCGTCCTCGTCGAGGGAGAAGAACTCGCCGGTGCCACAAGCGGGGAAGAGCGCGCCGGGGCCCGTCGCGGCCTGGGCGGCAAGGTGTTCACGGCAGCCGTCGGGGTCCAGGCCGCCGTCCGCGCGGAAGCTGGTGAGCGGGAAGGAGAGCACTCCGCGCGCCATGCCGTCCCGCAGCCGGGCGGCGACGTCGGCGTCCGCCGCCGGTCGTTCGTCCACGTCCGTGCCCTGCCCCATATCGCTGTCTCCCTATGTAGATGACATACACGGATGAGAATGGAGATTAGATAGACGGACAGAGACCGTCAATGGGGCGGGCCCCGCCGCTTACGATCGGCGCATGTCGGAGACGGAATCCGGGGCGGGACCGGCCGCCGGGCCGGGAGCGGGACCGCGGACCGGCGGGGTACGCGAGGTGAAGTCGGCGGCCCGCACGGTCGACCTGCTGGAGGTGCTGGCGGCACGTGGCGACCGCCCGGCGCGGCTGCGCGAGCTCGCCGATGAGCTGGGTGTGCCGCGCAGCAGCATGTACGCCCTGCTGAAGACGCTCATCGA is a genomic window containing:
- a CDS encoding MmcQ/YjbR family DNA-binding protein; translated protein: MTPSELRAFCLEFNDAAEEFPFGPETSVFKVAGKLFALSALDGEPLTVNLKCEPEMAVQLRAEHPAIVPGWHMNKRHWNTVTVGELPDRLVRELIEDSYDLVVAGLPKAVRLRLDRG
- a CDS encoding PhoH family protein, whose amino-acid sequence is MTQTPKAHTRPQRPGGAGESQAPGQARAHFTVPAKHPMVTVLGSGDVLLRVIEKAFPAADIHVRGNQVSAIGDATEVALIQRLFDEMMLVLRTGQPMTEDAVERSIAMLRAGENGNGDGAETPAEVLTQNILSSRGRTIRPKTLNQKRYVDAIDKHTIVFGIGPAGTGKTYLAMAKAVQALQAKQVNRIILTRPAVEAGERLGFLPGTLYEKIDPYLRPLYDALHDMLDPDSIPRLMAAGTIEVAPLAYMRGRTLNDAFIILDEAQNTSAEQMKMFLTRLGFDSKIVITGDVTQVDLPNGTKSGLRQVQDILDGVEDVHFSRLTSQDVVRHKLVGRIVDAYEKYDDRNGKQ
- a CDS encoding glucarate dehydratase family protein, with the translated sequence MTHDLTITEVRLTPILVADPPLLNTQGVHQPYTPRLIIEVVTADGVTGVGETYGDTKYIDLADPLADALPGCRVDDVNGLHRLADLVCADSPEATGADAVDAGGLRGVQTAGKLRLSVVSGFEVALLDALGRTLGLPVHALLGGKVRDAVDYSAYLFYRWAEHPGGAGESDDWGAALDPAGIVAQARRFARAYGFGSFKLKGGVFDPDEEIAAVRALAEAFPGQPLRLDPNGAWSVETSLRVAAELGDVLEYLEDPAATTDRMARVAAGTEVPLATNMCVTTFAEIPEAFSRGAVQVVLSDHHYWGGLRNTRELAAICRTFGVGLSMHSNTHLGISLAAMTHVAAVVPNLDYACDSHYPWQTEDVVTERLEFKDGRLAVSDLPGLGVELDQDRLARLHRRWRDDDGTMRDRDDAAAMRVAHPDWSAPAVPRW
- the ybeY gene encoding rRNA maturation RNase YbeY produces the protein MSIDVNNESGTEVDEQAVLDVARYALARMRIHPLSELSVIVVDAEAMEQLHIQWMDLPGPTDVMSFPMDELRPPVKDDEEPPQGLLGDIVLCPEVAKKQGEEAPTQHSMDEELQLLTVHGVLHLLGYDHEEPDEKAEMFGLQAAIIDGWRAEKGHTGPSPAPTVS
- a CDS encoding hemolysin family protein, with product MSAPLVFGAVLLVVVAWLAACAEAGIARTSSFRAAEAVRSGRRGADKLEQVAADPTRYLNVALLVRVACEMAAGVLVTYACLQEFSATWEALTVAIGVMVLVSYVAVGVSPRTIGRQHPLNTATAAAYVLLPLARIMGPVPQLLILIGNALTPGKGFRKGPFASEAELRAMVDLAEQESLIEDDERRMVHSVFELGDTLVREVMVPRTDLVSIERYKTVRQALTLALRSGFSRIPVTGENEDDIVGVVYLKDLVRKTHINRDAEADLVSTAMRPAVFVPDTKNAGDLLREMQQKRNHVAVVIDEYGGTAGIVTIEDILEEIVGEITDEYDRELPPIEELGDGRFRVTARLDIGDLGELYGLDELDDEDVETVGGLLAKALGRVPIAGASATVDLPDGRALRLTAESPAGRRNKIVTVLAEPVPQSPQGENAA
- a CDS encoding 5-dehydro-4-deoxyglucarate dehydratase, with product MGQGTDVDERPAADADVAARLRDGMARGVLSFPLTSFRADGGLDPDGCREHLAAQAATGPGALFPACGTGEFFSLDEDEYRQVVTAAVEAAAGRLPVVAGIGYGWAQAVRFARIAEEAGADAVLALPHYLVSAPQEGLVEQLRRITRATRLPLIAYQRGQVAYTAGSVRRIAALPGVIGLKDGHGDLDLVQRQRLAAPAGFLFFNGAATAEIQARQYASIGVGAYSSAVHAFAPEIADAFFAAHRDGDDHTVERLLRGFYVPLVELRDRVPGYAVSLVKAAARLRGQPVGPVRAPLTEPGTDDLAALEALLADGLDLAGATA
- a CDS encoding carbohydrate kinase family protein translates to MISRHAHQTDGGGTCLDPLKALRTPSDPPCDVYLTGTVFLDIIFTGLGSAPVRGTESWARGMGSSPGGVANMATALARLGLHTSLAAAFGDDHYGEYCWDALEQGEGIDLSLSRTVPGWHSPVTVSMAYEGERTMVSHGHEAPPPEPAPDCPPPARAAIASLTPGGDEWVAQAARKGTRVFADCGWDDTGRWDPADLADLSHCEAFLPNAEEAMRYTRTDCPRAAAHALTEHVPLAVVTLGAEGAYAVDGATGESAQVPAIAVEALDPTGAGDVFVAGYVTGTLAGWPLADRLAFAGLTAALSVQEFGGSLSAPGWSEIAAWWQRVQALTDQDPAALRRYTFLDDLLPAPVRPWPLRRAVPTIGFRSPA